A single window of Leclercia adecarboxylata DNA harbors:
- a CDS encoding quinone oxidoreductase, which translates to MATRIEFHKHGGPDVLRAVEFTPTAPGDNEVQVENKAIGINYIDTYIRGGLYPPPALPSGLGTEAAGVVVKVGSAVKHIKEGDRVVYAQSALGAYSSVHNVPADKAAILPDAISFEQAAASFLKGLTVFYLLRKTYEIKPDEQFLFHAAAGGVGLIACQWAKALGAKLIGTVGNAQKAQRALQAGAWQVINYREESIVERVKEITGGKKVRVVYDSVGKDTWEASLDCLQRRGLMVSFGNASGPVTGVNLGILNQKGSLFATRPSLQGYITNRDELVEASNELFSLIASGVIKVDVAEAQKYPLSDAQRAHEVLESRATQGSSLLIP; encoded by the coding sequence ATGGCAACGCGTATTGAATTTCATAAGCACGGCGGCCCGGACGTTCTCAGGGCGGTAGAGTTTACCCCCACCGCGCCTGGCGATAACGAAGTCCAGGTGGAAAACAAAGCCATTGGCATTAACTATATCGATACCTATATCCGCGGCGGCCTCTATCCGCCCCCGGCCCTGCCAAGCGGGCTGGGCACCGAGGCGGCCGGAGTGGTGGTCAAAGTGGGCAGCGCCGTTAAGCATATAAAGGAGGGCGACCGCGTGGTGTATGCGCAATCCGCCCTCGGCGCCTACAGCTCGGTCCACAACGTCCCGGCGGATAAAGCCGCCATTCTGCCGGATGCCATCTCCTTTGAGCAGGCCGCCGCCTCCTTCCTGAAAGGGCTGACGGTCTTTTATCTGTTACGCAAAACCTATGAGATCAAACCTGACGAACAGTTTCTGTTCCACGCAGCCGCAGGCGGCGTCGGGCTGATTGCCTGCCAGTGGGCAAAAGCGCTGGGGGCCAAGCTGATCGGCACCGTCGGCAATGCGCAAAAGGCGCAGCGCGCGCTGCAGGCCGGCGCCTGGCAGGTGATCAACTATCGCGAAGAGAGCATCGTCGAGCGGGTGAAAGAGATCACCGGCGGTAAAAAGGTGCGCGTGGTCTATGACTCGGTGGGCAAAGATACCTGGGAAGCCTCGCTGGACTGTCTGCAACGCCGCGGCCTGATGGTCAGCTTCGGCAACGCCTCCGGCCCGGTGACCGGCGTCAATCTGGGTATTCTTAACCAGAAAGGTTCGCTGTTCGCCACCCGCCCTTCGCTACAGGGCTACATCACGAATCGTGACGAACTGGTTGAGGCCAGCAACGAGCTGTTCTCGTTGATTGCCAGCGGCGTGATTAAGGTGGATGTGGCAGAGGCGCAGAAGTATCCGCTGAGTGACGCGCAGCGTGCGCATGAGGTACTGGAGAGCCGGGCGACACAGGGGTCAAGTTTACTGATCCCCTAA
- the dnaB gene encoding replicative DNA helicase — MAGNKPFNKQTEPRERDPQLAGLKVPPHSIEAEQSVLGGLMLDNERWDDVAERVVTDDFYTRPHRHIFTEMARLQESGSPIDLITLAESLERQGQLESVGGFAYLAELSKNTPSAANISAYADIVRERAVVRDMISVANEIAEAGFDPQGRNSDELLDLAESRVFKIAESRANKDEGPKNIAEVLDATVSRIEQLFQQPHDGVTGVNTGYDDLNKKTAGLQPSDLIIVAARPSMGKTTFAMNLVENAAMLQDKPVLIFSLEMPSEQIMMRSLASLSRVDQTRIRTGQLDDEDWARISGTMGILLEKRNIYIDDSSGLTPTEVRSRARRIAREHGGIGLIMIDYLQLMRVPSLSDNRTLEIAEISRSLKALAKELQVPVVALSQLNRSLEQRADKRPVNSDLRESGSIEQDADLIMFIYRDEVYHENSDLKGIAEIIIGKQRNGPIGTVRLTFNGQWSRFDNYAGPQYDDE, encoded by the coding sequence ATGGCAGGAAACAAACCCTTCAACAAACAGACTGAGCCCCGCGAGCGCGATCCGCAGTTAGCCGGGTTAAAGGTCCCGCCGCACTCGATTGAAGCGGAACAGTCGGTGTTGGGCGGTTTAATGCTGGATAACGAGCGCTGGGACGACGTTGCCGAGCGCGTCGTCACCGACGATTTCTATACCCGCCCGCACCGCCATATCTTTACCGAGATGGCGCGTCTGCAGGAATCTGGTAGCCCCATCGACCTGATCACGCTCGCGGAATCGCTGGAGCGTCAGGGGCAGCTGGAGTCGGTGGGTGGCTTCGCCTATCTGGCTGAGTTATCGAAAAACACACCAAGTGCGGCGAACATCAGCGCTTATGCCGATATCGTGCGTGAACGTGCGGTAGTGCGCGACATGATCTCCGTCGCCAACGAGATCGCCGAAGCCGGTTTCGACCCCCAGGGGCGTAACAGCGACGAGCTACTCGATCTGGCCGAGTCGCGGGTCTTCAAAATCGCTGAAAGCCGCGCCAATAAAGACGAAGGGCCGAAAAACATCGCCGAGGTGCTGGATGCCACCGTCTCGCGTATTGAGCAGCTGTTCCAGCAGCCGCATGACGGGGTCACCGGGGTCAATACCGGCTATGACGATCTGAACAAAAAGACCGCCGGGCTCCAGCCGTCGGATCTGATTATCGTCGCCGCGCGTCCGTCGATGGGTAAAACCACCTTTGCAATGAACCTCGTCGAAAATGCGGCGATGTTGCAGGATAAACCGGTTTTAATCTTTAGTCTGGAGATGCCCTCCGAGCAGATCATGATGCGTTCTCTGGCCTCGCTGTCGCGCGTGGACCAGACCCGCATTCGTACCGGCCAGCTCGACGACGAGGACTGGGCGCGGATCTCCGGCACCATGGGCATCCTGCTGGAAAAACGAAACATCTATATCGATGACTCCTCCGGCCTGACGCCGACGGAAGTGCGCTCCCGCGCGCGCCGTATCGCCCGCGAGCATGGCGGCATCGGGCTGATCATGATTGACTACCTCCAGCTGATGCGCGTTCCGTCGCTCTCGGACAACCGTACCCTGGAAATTGCCGAAATCTCCCGCTCGCTGAAAGCGCTGGCGAAAGAGCTACAGGTACCGGTAGTGGCGCTGTCGCAGCTTAACCGCTCCCTGGAACAGCGCGCCGACAAGCGTCCGGTCAACTCCGACCTGCGTGAATCCGGCTCCATCGAGCAGGATGCCGACCTGATCATGTTCATTTACCGTGATGAGGTCTATCACGAGAACAGCGACCTGAAAGGGATCGCCGAAATTATTATCGGTAAGCAGCGTAACGGCCCGATCGGTACGGTGCGGCTGACCTTTAACGGCCAGTGGTCGCGCTTTGATAATTATGCGGGACCGCAATACGACGATGAATAA